The DNA sequence GAGCGCAAAGCTGTTGGGCGCAATCACGCAGACCTCGCCGCGATAATCCACGAACGACTTGGGATCGAAGGCCTTGGGGTCCACCATCGCGCCAAAGACGTTGGTGAAGATTTTGAATTCGTCGGCGATGCGGACGTCATAGCCATAGGAGGACAGGCCGTAGGAAATCACCCGCGGCCGGAGGCCCCGGTCTTCGAAGGGCTCGATCATTCTGTGCTCGAGCGCCATTTTGCGAATCCAGCGATCGGATTTGATGCTCATGCCAGCTCCCTCGGAGTCGTTTGGGCCCGCACAGGCAGGCGCGTTCGTTGCAGGTTGCAAAAGGTGATGGTCGCAAAGCCCCACGGGCGCGGCCTTCGCCCTTCGCGGACCGGACACAGGACCTGCGGCAATCCCGCGGTGACGCTTGGAGTCGCGCAGGCCTTCCCGCCTGCAGACAAGATGTTTACGCTTCGTCCCCGCACATAACCAGGGGCATTACAGGTGCACAGGCGTGGCGCGCCGGTGGCGGGCGCCTGATCGACTCAGGAGGTGCTGGCTTCGGCTTCGCGCAGGGCTTTTCTGACCGCCGCCGGCAGGGCGAGCCGGGAGATCCAGATGCTGATTTCATAAAGCCCCAGCAGCGGCACGGCGACCAGGATCAGGGTAAAGGCATCCACCGTGGGTGTGATGACCGCGGCCACGACAAAAATGACGATGATGCTGTACGGCCGTTTTTGCCGCAAAAATGCCGGGGTCAAAAGGCCGATGCGGGTGAGCAAAAAGGCAATCACCGGCATTTCAAAGAGAATGCCGGTGAGGAAAATCAACGTCGTGACGAAGCCGAAGTATTCCTCGATCGAAATCATCGGCATGAGGTCCGCGGACTGAAAACTGAGCAGGAATCCCAGGCCGAATTTGAGCACGATGAAGTAGCAAAAAGCGGCGCCCAACCCGAAGCACAGCACGGTAAAAAACACCAGGGCGGGCACGAAGCGTTTCTCCTGCTCCAGCAGGCCGGGGGCCACGAACAACCAGAGCTGGTGGAAGACGAACGGCAGGCTGAAGAGCAGGCCGGCGGTGGCCGCCAGTTTGACGTAGATCATGAAGCCGCCGGTGGGTGTGAAAAACACCAGCCGCGACGGTTCGGCCGCGCCGGCAGGCTGTTTTTCGACCGCCAGGCGGAGGGCGTCATTGTAAGGGGCCACCAGAAACGCGAAGATCTCGTCGATGAAAAACAGGCTGGCGATGGTGGCCAGCACGACGAACAGCAGCGAGTAAAAAATGCGCCGGCGCAATTCTTCCAAATGATCAAGAAATGGCATTTCCCGTTCGTC is a window from the candidate division KSB1 bacterium genome containing:
- the tatC gene encoding twin-arginine translocase subunit TatC, yielding MEAPSNTVKRPRRYTDEREMPFLDHLEELRRRIFYSLLFVVLATIASLFFIDEIFAFLVAPYNDALRLAVEKQPAGAAEPSRLVFFTPTGGFMIYVKLAATAGLLFSLPFVFHQLWLFVAPGLLEQEKRFVPALVFFTVLCFGLGAAFCYFIVLKFGLGFLLSFQSADLMPMISIEEYFGFVTTLIFLTGILFEMPVIAFLLTRIGLLTPAFLRQKRPYSIIVIFVVAAVITPTVDAFTLILVAVPLLGLYEISIWISRLALPAAVRKALREAEASTS